CGCCCCCGATGAGTGGGCCGGCCTCACCTGCCCCGGTACCCCCCTGCACTGGGTCGTCCTCAACATCGCCGACGGCCCCGGCGCCCACCCGGACCCGCGCTGCCTGGAGGCCGCCGGGCGCCTGCGCAACGCGGGCGTCCGCGTCCTCGGCCACGTCGACGCCGCGTACGGTGCACGAAGCCTCGGCGATCAGATCTCCGAGGCCCACCGGTATCTCGACTGGTACCAGGTCGACGGCTTCCTCCTCGACCGCTGCCCGTCCGAACGGGCCGCCCTCCCCGAGATCCGCCGCACCGTCGGCACACTCCGCGTGATCCGTGACGACGCTCACATCGTCCTCTGCCACGGCGCCCACCCCTACCCCGGCTACGCCGAGAACGCCGACCAACTCGTGACCTTCTCCGGCACCTGGGCCGACTACCGCTGGTCGCAGGCGGCCGAGTGGAGCGCCGACTATCCGCCCGAGCGCTTCTGCCACTTCGTCCACGGCGTCCCGCGCGGGCACCTGGAGGAGGCGCTGCGCATCGCCCGCTGGCAGGGTGCCGCGACGATCTACTTCACCGATCGCACGGACCTGGGCGGCCGGGTGGACCCCTGGGAGACGATGCCCGGCTACTGGGACGAAATCGTCTCGCGGGTCGGGACGGGTGTCTCGGAATGAAAAAGGCCATGGCAGTGTTACTGGCAGAGCAACCGTAATCACTGACCGACCAACGGAGTCCCCGTGTCGCTGCCACCCCTGGTCGAGCCGGCCGCCGAGCTCACCGTAGACGAGGTCCGCAGGTACTCCCGCCACCTGATCATCCCCGACGTGGGGATGGACGGGCAGAAGCGGCTGAAGAACGCCAAGGTGCTCGCCGTGGGCGCGGGCGGCCTCGGTTCGCCGACCCTGATGTACCTGGCGGCAGCCGGTGTCGGCACGCTCGGCATCGTCGAGTTCGACGAGGTCGACGAGTCCAACCTGCAGCGGCAGGTCATCCACAGCCAGGCCGACATCGGCCGCTCGAAGGCCGAGTCCGCCCGCGACACCATCAAGGGCATCAACCCGTACGTGGACGTGATCCTTCACGAGGAGCGGCTCGAGGCCGACAACGTGATGGACATCTTCCGCGAGTACGACCTGATCGTCGACGGTACGGACAACTTCGCGACCCGCTACCTGGTCAACGACGCCTGTGTGCTGCTGAACAAGCCCTACGTCTGGGGTTCGATCTACCGCTTCGACGGCCAGGCGTCCGTCTTCTGGTCCGAGCACGGTCCGTGCTACCGCTGCCTCTACCCGGAGCCCCCGCCCCCCGGCATGGTCCCCTCCTGCGCCGAGGGCGGCGTCCTGGGCGTGCTGTGCGCGTCCATCGGCTCCATCCAGACCAATGAGGCCATCAAGCTCCTCGCGGGCATCGGTGAGCCGCTGGTCGGCCGTCTGATGATCTACGACGCCCTGGAGATGCAGTACCGCCAGGT
The Streptomyces sp. NBC_01723 genome window above contains:
- a CDS encoding spherulation-specific family 4 protein; translated protein: MSYLTSTRTGTASTGIRTGLGVPGLAHPLVAPDEWAGLTCPGTPLHWVVLNIADGPGAHPDPRCLEAAGRLRNAGVRVLGHVDAAYGARSLGDQISEAHRYLDWYQVDGFLLDRCPSERAALPEIRRTVGTLRVIRDDAHIVLCHGAHPYPGYAENADQLVTFSGTWADYRWSQAAEWSADYPPERFCHFVHGVPRGHLEEALRIARWQGAATIYFTDRTDLGGRVDPWETMPGYWDEIVSRVGTGVSE
- the moeZ gene encoding adenylyltransferase/sulfurtransferase MoeZ, whose protein sequence is MSLPPLVEPAAELTVDEVRRYSRHLIIPDVGMDGQKRLKNAKVLAVGAGGLGSPTLMYLAAAGVGTLGIVEFDEVDESNLQRQVIHSQADIGRSKAESARDTIKGINPYVDVILHEERLEADNVMDIFREYDLIVDGTDNFATRYLVNDACVLLNKPYVWGSIYRFDGQASVFWSEHGPCYRCLYPEPPPPGMVPSCAEGGVLGVLCASIGSIQTNEAIKLLAGIGEPLVGRLMIYDALEMQYRQVKVRKDPDCAVCGENPTVTELIDYEAFCGVVSEEAQAAAADSTITPKQLKEWMDDGENIELIDVREPNEFEIVSIPGARLIPKNEFLMGSALESLPQDKKIVLNCKTGVRSAEVLAVLKSAGFSDAVHVGGGVIGWVNQIEPAKPVY